A single region of the Drosophila miranda strain MSH22 chromosome 2, D.miranda_PacBio2.1, whole genome shotgun sequence genome encodes:
- the LOC108157407 gene encoding probable cytochrome P450 12e1, mitochondrial isoform X1 — MLSQQLNAKRQASWQIYQIYRNVASKQTSLAQETISLEQAKPYAEVPGPSKFQMIRAFMPGGRYKNAPAHEMFLDLSRQFGSLFRMPSIAGNDIVLTMNPQDYATVFRNEGQWPYRRSFTTVEYFRKVRRPEVFGEYDGLLAGNGAAWGKMRTAVNPILLQPRNAKLYLKNLVQVSDEFLERIRLIRDPVSQEMPDDFTEDIRNLVIESIGSVALNTHLGLLGENRYSDEANQLKAALKDFVELGFQLDMMPAIWKYLPVPKFNRLMRSLDTITDFCCTHIEQALQRIEEDVKAGKMSPEMGMEASLLEKLARFDRQTAVIIAMDFLFAGADPTLVSLVGILLSLAKNPDKQARLLEEINQILPAKDSPLTIENMSNLPYLRACIKEGIRLYPIGPGTVRRMPHDVVLSGYRIVAGTDVATAANYQMANMEEYVPRVREFLPERWLRDESNSKLVGDTATPFMYLPFGFGPRACAGKRIVDMMLEIGVARLVRNFEIGFDYPIENAFKSQFFVQPNIPFKFKFVERTA, encoded by the exons ATGTTGTCGCAGCAGTTGAACGCGAAAAGACAGGCCTCGTGGCAGATCTATCAGATATATAGAAATGTGGCCAGCAAG CAGACGTCTCTTGCCCAAGAAACGATAAGCTTGGAGCAGGCCAAACCCTACGCGGAGGTGCCGGGTCCGAGCAAATTCCAGATGATACGAGCTTTTATGCCGGGCG GCCGCTATAAAAATGCACCCGCCCATGAAATGTTTCTGGATCTGAGCCGACAGTTTGGTAGCCTCTTCCGGATGCCCAGTATTGCGGGTAACGACATAGTCTTGACCATGAATCCCCAAGATTATGCGACGGTCTTTCGCAATGAGGGCCAGTGGCCATATAGACGGAGCTTCACGACTGTTGAGTATTTCAGGAAGGTCCGCAGACCGGAGGTGTTCGGCGAGTACGATGGCTTGCTCGCTGG GAATGGTGCCGCATGGGGCAAGATGCGAACAGCAGTAAACCCGATCCTCCTGCAGCCCCGCAATGCCAAACTCTACTTGAAGAACCTGGTGCAGGTCAGCGATGAGTTTCTGGAGCG CATTCGCCTTATCCGTGATCCGGTTAGCCAGGAGATGCCAGATGACTTTACCGAGGACATTCGTAACTTGGTGATCGAATCTATAGGCTCGGTGGCTCTCAATACCCATCTGGGTCTGCTGGGGGAGAACCGGTACAGCGACGAGGCCAATCAGCTAAAAGCTGCCCTGAAAGACTTCGTGGAGCTGGGCTTCCAGCTGGACATGATGCCGGCCATCTGGAAGTATCTGCCAGTGCCAAAGTTCAATCGGCTGATGCGTTCCCTGGACACCATCACGGACTTCTGCTGCACCCACATTGAGCAGGCACTGCAGCGGATCGAGGAAGACGTCAAAGCAGGCAAAATGAGCCCCGAGATGGGAATGGAGGCTAGTCTGCTGGAGAAATTGGCCCGCTTCGATCGCCAAACGGCTGTGATCATCGCCATGGACTTCCTCTTTGCTGGAGCAGATCCA ACCCTTGTAAGCCTGGTTGGCATTCTGCTCAGCCTGGCCAAGAATCCAGACAAGCAGGCTCGCCTGCTCGAGGAGATCAACCAGATACTGCCGGCCAAAGACTCGCCCCTGACCATTGAGAACATGAGTAATCTGCCCTACCTGCGCGCCTGCATCAAGGAGGGCATTCGCCTCTACCCCATTGGCCCCGGCACCGTACGCCGCATGCCCCACGACGTGGTGCTTAGTGGCTATCGTATCGTTGCCGGCACCGATGTGGCCACAGCGGCCAACTATCAGATGGCCAACATGGAGGAGTACGTTCCCAGGGTGCGGGAGTTCCTGCCGGAGCGCTGGCTGCGTGACGAATCCAACTCTAAGCTGGTGGGAGACACGGCCACGCCTTTCATGTATCTGCCCTTCGGGTTCGGGCCGCGTGCCTGCGCCGGCAAGCGGATCGTGGACATGATGCTGGAGATAGGAGTCGCCCGGCTTGTGAGGAACTTCGAGATTGGCTTCGACTATCCCATCGAGAATGCCTTCAAGTCCCAGTTCTTTGTCCAGCCCAATATTCCCTTCAAGTTTAAGTTTGTGGAGCGTACAGCATAG
- the LOC108157407 gene encoding probable cytochrome P450 12e1, mitochondrial isoform X2, producing MLSQQLNAKRQASWQIYQIYRNVASKTSLAQETISLEQAKPYAEVPGPSKFQMIRAFMPGGRYKNAPAHEMFLDLSRQFGSLFRMPSIAGNDIVLTMNPQDYATVFRNEGQWPYRRSFTTVEYFRKVRRPEVFGEYDGLLAGNGAAWGKMRTAVNPILLQPRNAKLYLKNLVQVSDEFLERIRLIRDPVSQEMPDDFTEDIRNLVIESIGSVALNTHLGLLGENRYSDEANQLKAALKDFVELGFQLDMMPAIWKYLPVPKFNRLMRSLDTITDFCCTHIEQALQRIEEDVKAGKMSPEMGMEASLLEKLARFDRQTAVIIAMDFLFAGADPTLVSLVGILLSLAKNPDKQARLLEEINQILPAKDSPLTIENMSNLPYLRACIKEGIRLYPIGPGTVRRMPHDVVLSGYRIVAGTDVATAANYQMANMEEYVPRVREFLPERWLRDESNSKLVGDTATPFMYLPFGFGPRACAGKRIVDMMLEIGVARLVRNFEIGFDYPIENAFKSQFFVQPNIPFKFKFVERTA from the exons ATGTTGTCGCAGCAGTTGAACGCGAAAAGACAGGCCTCGTGGCAGATCTATCAGATATATAGAAATGTGGCCAGCAAG ACGTCTCTTGCCCAAGAAACGATAAGCTTGGAGCAGGCCAAACCCTACGCGGAGGTGCCGGGTCCGAGCAAATTCCAGATGATACGAGCTTTTATGCCGGGCG GCCGCTATAAAAATGCACCCGCCCATGAAATGTTTCTGGATCTGAGCCGACAGTTTGGTAGCCTCTTCCGGATGCCCAGTATTGCGGGTAACGACATAGTCTTGACCATGAATCCCCAAGATTATGCGACGGTCTTTCGCAATGAGGGCCAGTGGCCATATAGACGGAGCTTCACGACTGTTGAGTATTTCAGGAAGGTCCGCAGACCGGAGGTGTTCGGCGAGTACGATGGCTTGCTCGCTGG GAATGGTGCCGCATGGGGCAAGATGCGAACAGCAGTAAACCCGATCCTCCTGCAGCCCCGCAATGCCAAACTCTACTTGAAGAACCTGGTGCAGGTCAGCGATGAGTTTCTGGAGCG CATTCGCCTTATCCGTGATCCGGTTAGCCAGGAGATGCCAGATGACTTTACCGAGGACATTCGTAACTTGGTGATCGAATCTATAGGCTCGGTGGCTCTCAATACCCATCTGGGTCTGCTGGGGGAGAACCGGTACAGCGACGAGGCCAATCAGCTAAAAGCTGCCCTGAAAGACTTCGTGGAGCTGGGCTTCCAGCTGGACATGATGCCGGCCATCTGGAAGTATCTGCCAGTGCCAAAGTTCAATCGGCTGATGCGTTCCCTGGACACCATCACGGACTTCTGCTGCACCCACATTGAGCAGGCACTGCAGCGGATCGAGGAAGACGTCAAAGCAGGCAAAATGAGCCCCGAGATGGGAATGGAGGCTAGTCTGCTGGAGAAATTGGCCCGCTTCGATCGCCAAACGGCTGTGATCATCGCCATGGACTTCCTCTTTGCTGGAGCAGATCCA ACCCTTGTAAGCCTGGTTGGCATTCTGCTCAGCCTGGCCAAGAATCCAGACAAGCAGGCTCGCCTGCTCGAGGAGATCAACCAGATACTGCCGGCCAAAGACTCGCCCCTGACCATTGAGAACATGAGTAATCTGCCCTACCTGCGCGCCTGCATCAAGGAGGGCATTCGCCTCTACCCCATTGGCCCCGGCACCGTACGCCGCATGCCCCACGACGTGGTGCTTAGTGGCTATCGTATCGTTGCCGGCACCGATGTGGCCACAGCGGCCAACTATCAGATGGCCAACATGGAGGAGTACGTTCCCAGGGTGCGGGAGTTCCTGCCGGAGCGCTGGCTGCGTGACGAATCCAACTCTAAGCTGGTGGGAGACACGGCCACGCCTTTCATGTATCTGCCCTTCGGGTTCGGGCCGCGTGCCTGCGCCGGCAAGCGGATCGTGGACATGATGCTGGAGATAGGAGTCGCCCGGCTTGTGAGGAACTTCGAGATTGGCTTCGACTATCCCATCGAGAATGCCTTCAAGTCCCAGTTCTTTGTCCAGCCCAATATTCCCTTCAAGTTTAAGTTTGTGGAGCGTACAGCATAG